A window of Oenanthe melanoleuca isolate GR-GAL-2019-014 unplaced genomic scaffold, OMel1.0 S167, whole genome shotgun sequence genomic DNA:
ATAAACCAAGACAGCTACATACAGTATAAGCCAAGGTAGGTACGTACACCATGGATGAGGACTGGAGATAACTCTCTGGAGGATTAAGTCTCAAGCCCAAGATAGAACCTATGGAACTAGTGAGGGCACATAAGGAGGGTCTAACACACTCCCTACAGAAGGCCAAGAGAATGGCACGTGAAAAGCAGGCACTACCAAAGCTGAGAAGGAAGATGGATGAGAAGATCTTGTGTACTTCTTTCCgtctcaaaaagcaaaaaggtaaATGTGCTGGAATAAGCACAATGCAGGAAAGTACACGAGTAGAGTCTGGCTACCATGGCTTGGAAGGATGCTGATAAAGCATGGAGATGTGACAAAGGtaacacagatggacacaaagGACAGACCAAGGACACAGATTACACAAGAGACACCAGTTAtttacccagagctggaaggaactggagcagccatcaagtgcagcatctcagagccagagctggaatgaagaacgtgccacagagctggaggctcagcgagctggactgggaaacatctgcaagtgaaacaagcagaaggaacagaaatcatCTGGGCCCTGAGATATCCTGGGCTGTATCCCttgagatggggagagaaaggggaaaaagtaaaggagttcagggagaaggaaggaggggcaggggggagaggaggggaggttttgggaggcacaaggggggaaagaagaggaatacgcagagaaggaaggagggctAGAGCGGGGGAGAGGGGTAGAAGCCAAAGccccacagctcacctgggagcccgaacaagcagctcctcctctcacCCCGCTCGGCGTCAGCAAACGGCGCTCGGGTGGTTTCCAGGCATTAAATCAcctcggccccagccccgggcccgccccgcttCATCCCGGTTCCTCCCGGGCTCTGCCTTCTGGGACTGCCCGGTCCCGCCCCTGTCCTGCCCCGTTCATGGGCACGCGGGACGTCCCGgtcacaaactgcagcagccgGATCCACTTCTCAGCgtccatcagcagcacagcctgggggcagagacaccctcagcactgcaggagcccctctgtgccagcagcctcagggcactatgggctgcctctgctccatctgagcaggagctgcacctgccctcacctgagccaggagggagcagctctggccccAGCACAACCACCCACCCTGAGCAGTtctcatacagaaaaatgattGCAAAAAAGGGCAGGGACTTTCACCTACAGGACCAGCGAGGGCTGGTGCCCAGTCTTACCTTCCAGAACCACCGGATAACAGGGTGATTTGGGCAGTAACCATTTTTGTAGATGGTGTGTTGTCTCCAGCCGCTGACATCCACGTCACCAAGGCCACACATCAGTAACTGCAGGCAAGCAGAAgggtgggatgtgtccctgacCTCACAGGGTACAAGGTGCCACTGCCCCTCAGGGCTCTGACCTTCAGGCACTTATGCACACCCAGGGAGAGTCCGAGCATCCCCAGAgtatcccagctgctgcagaagggctgcacACTGCCACAGTGTGACACAACTTCCACGTCTTTGGCTCAGATGGGACTGGCAGAGGGTGGCACTGATCCACTAGGCTGCTTCCAGGCTTTCAGAGGCACACCCCCACCACCCTCCTGAGTGCAGCTCTTCTCATGTCATGAACAGATTTATTAATTAGGAAGAAACATCTGATTTCCAGCCGTGTCCGCACGTTCCCCCAGGGAGAGAGACAGATGACTGAAAAGCCCAGAACATGGCACATCTgtcagagagctgccagcttgGGGCACCAAATTGACTCACCTCCAGctcattttcatcaaaaattttaattggGTCGATAGGAAGCAGTTCTGTGAATCCctaaaaagaagagcaaagttaAAACTCTCATCCCACAtaaatcctaattaaaaaaatcaatgaccAAATTACTTCAAGCTCAAATAATTAAACTTGAACGAGAATGACCTTATTCCCATAAGGGAAAGATGATATATTCTCACACAAGATAAAACTGTCAAATCACAAAACATCATGTATTCTATTTGCATTCCCTGCCAAGCTCCCCACTCCCTTTACACAGACACCAGTGGGTaagaaatctgtgttaaaaacaatccctggttttgggaaagaaaggagctaAAGAGCCTCGCCTCCAGAAAGgcattcatttctttctgcactctGTTGACAAATCGCCACTGGATGAccaggctgcagaaagaaacaaaaccccaccagaaaaacaaactcattaGCAGGTCTCAGCCAAGGGCTCAAAGGTTTCAGCAACCCCAAATGCTTTCAAGTTTGTCATTTACAACTTCAGCAAGTTCAGGTAACTAAGCAGCTTCCACCAGCTACTCCAATTTATTGGCTGGTGACTGATGGAATTTTGAAGAGACAAACCAAAAAGCCCAGTGACTTTGACCAAATTacagtgggaattttttcaCTCCTGTAGGTACCTACGTGAGCAgacattttattcttccagaGCAATGAGCAATTAAAAATTCCCAGCAAAGTCTGCaagctctgaggagagctgtcaggacacagcacctcgcctataaagaaagaaataaactgcagcatCAAAGGGACACCTTGCTTTCAGCACCAGCCACCCGCAGCACAAACACCTCACAGGTGCAGGCATCAAAAGTCAATTCCAGGCATGGAATTGCTCCAGGTCCAGGCACTGGAAATGAATTCCCAGTTTGCATGAATGTAGCAATTGTAACATctttcactttggaaaaggcCCTGATTTAAAATGCCAGCAGGTATTAATGAATTCAGCATTTTACATCCTGGTAGGTAGAAGAactgagaaatctgaaaatgaaacctaATTTCAGATCTGGCCAGTTTTGGTAGGATTGCTGGCACTGGACTCCTGGCTCTGGTCTGTGACTGGCAGAGGAGGACACTGGGAtgagggccaggctggagagcacctTCTGGCTCATCTCGGCTTGAGCCAGGTGTTGGAGAAGGACGTTTCCATGGGGGGAATTTCAGGAGATCAAAGCACGTCATTTAATTTACTCCTTGTTCTTGTACCTGACGGGATATAACCAATGTTAACAGTAAGGTTTTTCCCCAATGATCCCTGATGCTCTTGTGCAGTACAAGCTCCAGGGATTGCAGCAGGGTCAATTCTaacccagctgctctttcttccccCCCAGGCACATTCCATCACGTACTTACTCAATGTATTCCcgcttgttttcatttgttaccATGATTTCGGACCCGTTGGGCTTCAGGTCCACTTGATATGTCTGCATTTCAAAAGACCAAAGGCTGTTATTTGAGGACATCTTTCTCCCAGAACCcactctccctgagcagtgtttcACAAGCAGGATAAGGCAATCATGAGCAAATTGATTTACACTTTTGAACAAACCTGCACtgacagaagggaaaactggcagagaggggctggctaTTTATGatcattttattacaattattatttataataatgaaattatatatttatataaaatagaacCACAAAATAGGTACTTTATATACACAAAATTATAATAGCTATTATTTGTAATACAAGAAGATAAATCACATACTGGAACTGCCCAAAGCCAACCAGTGTGTTACAAAACCGCTCTATTCTGTGGCTCCTAGTTCTCCATGAAATCCATAACCTTATGGTGCTTcaggaaaaaggcagcactggaaagtggatcagaatatttttgacaGGACACTGAATGCATggtttgaaatgctgaagtcAGTTTTTATAAAAGGCCCTCACTCCCCAGCTCCAGTTCTACTGGAGCCAGGATCTAGGGCTCAGAAgtaaacaaagggaaaatgcaaaaaaaggtCATAAAAACCTCTAAgcaaactaatttaatttaatgtctaCAACACTTTCATTTGTCATGGAGAAAGAGCCCCATAGGCTGTGACCCTTTTCAACCTGGCAGCTTCCCCCCTGGCGCACCAGCTGTGACAGGCACTACAGAGAGGACCTGgtgtccttctgctgctctcccctgacAGCACCTTCAGCTTCAGGAATCAGAGTCCCTGAGCATGTCCCAGCTGGACTGTGGGACACCTTCATCCCTCCTCACTGCAAGTATTTTACTCAGCTGCATCTCCAGCTTGtcccagaggtgccacagctccctgacaggagctggcagccccgttcccagctgggaacacGGCtagctgagctcccagctgctttcaCCACCACCAGACTGTCAGCACTGAGCTACTTGTTGGCAACCACCAGTCCTAAGATGCAAGTAACCTTTACGTACCTGCCCAAAGTTTTCCTCATCTATGCAAAACGTGAGATCCAGCTCGGTGGGGTCATTTTCCAGGATCCACTTCAGAGAGTTGTAGTATTCACTATCCTAGGGCAGATCACAGTTAGGCAGTTTGAAAATGGGCAAttagtgcagagctgtggaaagccAGGGGCctgtgagcactggcacaggttcaATGGGCTCTTACCACTGACTCCATGTCCTTCAGGGTTATGGGCTTCCCCAGCATCATCTTGTACAAAGGTCTGATGAAGAAGCCTAGGAGAGAGAGGACAGattgccctgccctgcacctgcacaTTCCAGAAAGGTGGAATGCTGGAGGGCACCACCCCTGGCATTTCCTGTTACCTCCTGACTGTaacagtcctgcagctgcaacagcatcagagcagctcagctttattttattatggcACAGAAAGtccaatttttcagtttcaacaaTTATCCACTAACTGCCATACTCCACTGACCACCCTAACATTAAtggcagagagagacaaaagctGGGGAATTAAGCCCAGGGTACTCTATCCGATTTAAAATCACTACTTCCCTCTCCAAGGAGTTGCTTGAAAATCAGGCTAGTGaccttcctctgctcaggactcctttgcttcctctgctgcacCAAGGCTCAGGAAAATCAGCTCAGTGATGTCTGCCAGGTGTGAGAtttcaaaatgcagcagaatTTGTCATTAAATCATTCAGCTATAATTTTACATATGAAAATATGCTGCAATTGACTCCCCCTAGTTTGGCTGCAGGCTTGCATGGAAATACTGATAAAAATTCCATGCTTTTCCTCTAGGGACAATGCTCCTGCTGGTTCTGGAGTTTTCCCttgagcagagaaagaaaggcaCTTGTTGAGTAAGACACTGTGACTGAATGAATCCCATTCaaacagcccctggcagccccagcctgtcccagaatgggctctcaggcactgcagcccctccccaggccctggcagccccagcctgtcccagaatgggctctcaggcactgcagcccctccccagcccctggcagccccagcctgtcccagaatgggctctcaggcactgcagcccctccccagcccctggcagccccagcctgtcccagaatgggctctcaggcactgcagcccctccccaggccctggcagcCCCATCGTGTCCCAGAATGggctctcaggcactgcagcccctccccaggccctggcagcagcactcaccGTCCAGCAGCTTCCCGTGGTACACAGCCAGGCCGGCCACCCCGGCCAATGAAGGTGAAGTACAACAGGTGATCTCCGTTACAGAGACCTGAATTAGGATTCATCTGAAGTGTGTAGTTGTCCCttttctggggaaagaaaaaaaaaaaatcagctcaaGAAGCAAGCCTTTAAATAAGCAGACACTCAGACATGTTCACACACAGCTTGTGCCTAGGGGCATCTCCCTCCAAGGCCTTTCCAGCATGTCCCCCACAAAGCCACGGGGGCTGAagggtgggcacagcagcaaACCCAAGCCCTGGCAGCAAGAATGCCCTCTCTGCCTTTacagctgggcagccccagcctgaagCTCTGGAGGCCACTGCAGTGGGGACGAGCAGCTGCGTTCTGAGCTCACcctacagcagcactgccactctGGGCAGAGTCtgggcagaggaaagcagctttgctgtgacactgccctcaatagctgcagctctgctgccctggatATTGCCTGAGCTATGGAAATGCTTCCTGGCTTCTCAAGGACCATTCCAGAGGCTCtctgaagagcaggaggagcagggcactggggctccccagggcacccTGGAAAGGGGTGCGACTTCTGCCTAAGCAACCTTCCCTCTTATGCAAAATGTCATGTATAGAGCCCTTGAGAATAGAAATACAACTTACGTTGCTGAGTATTCAAAGAAACCATAGTAAGGGTTAAACATATCCTtggacaagagaaaaaaacattctcGGGCCACACCTCCATAGTCAAGTCCTTTTTCTCACTCAAATTCAATCCACAGCCGGCTTTTAATACATCAGGTCTCTTCACAGACATGATTCTTCTGTAGGACTCCTCAAAAATGTTATTGCTGTGTAATTTCATCTCAAATCCGTTGGGTATGTCAGCCTGGCCAAAGAAGATTAGATCATCCTTGTTAGTCTCAAGAAATAAGCCTTAGGGCAAATTCCTGGCTGCTAACAGCTCAGTGACAGATCAGACACCTCGTGTTCAGCTCCCCATGTTTTCATTCCCCAGTGCTCTCTCAGTGCACGTGTTGGGAACATGGGCCAGCTCCAAAACAGTGCTGCAGACTTCTGTGGTAAATATTTGATGAAAACGAGGAGAAATGTatcaaagaaaacaggagagcacagggagggaggtgcAGCCGTGTCCTGCAGGCTCTACTCACaggtttcttcagcttcttGCGGAAGTGGTCGTACTTGTGCTTGAACTCCCGGGAGTAGGGCACCGCCTGTGGAGAGGGCAGGAGGTCACTGAGAGAGCACTGAGaccccagagcactgcagggcaggatggtcactcagctgctcagcactgagaccccagagcactgcagaggaggggacagccctgctacccacacacactgtgctaccagcccccccaaacccacccaggagaggcagcagccaggtgagatttaaaaatcccacaaaatgaCATCATTTTACTGATGATAATACGACTTTACTACAGCTATTAAATAATCTTTCTACATTCTTCCTTAATTTAAACACAATGTGAAATGCAATTTAAGTAATGCTGTTTGTCATGGCACC
This region includes:
- the LOC130266718 gene encoding LOW QUALITY PROTEIN: E3 ubiquitin-protein ligase NEDD4-like (The sequence of the model RefSeq protein was modified relative to this genomic sequence to represent the inferred CDS: deleted 1 base in 1 codon), whose protein sequence is MAAVPYSREFKHKYDHFRKKLKKPVKKGLDYGGVARECFFLLSKDMFNPYYGFFEYSATDNYTLQMNPNSGLCNGDHLLYFTFIGRVAGLAVYHGKLLDGFFIRPLYKMMLGKPITLKDMESVDSEYYNSLKWILENDPTELDLTFCIDEENFGQTYQVDLKPNGSEIMVTNENKREYIDLVIQWRFVNRVQKEMNAFLEGFTELLPIDPIKIFDENELELLMCGLGDVDVSGWRQHTIYKNGYCPNHPVIRWFWKAVLLMDAEKWIRLLQFVTGTSRVPMNGAGQGRDRAVPEGRAREEPG